The DNA region ACCGTGACGCCCAGGACGGTGGCCGCAGGCGAGGCCGCGACACCGAGGCCGGCCGCTTCGAGCGGCCCGCGCAGCAGCGCCGCCAGTGACGGCTCGGCGAGCATGCCGATCACCAGCGAGGTGACCGTGATGCCGAGCTGGGCGCCGGAGAGCTGGAATGTCAGGCGGCGTACCGCCCGCAGCGCGCTGTGCGCGCCCCGCTCGCCGGCCTCGGCGGCGCGCTCCAGGTCACCGCGCTCGACAGTGGTCAGCGAGAACTCGGCGGCGACGAAGACGGCGCAGGCCAGAGTGAGCAGCAGGGCCAGGAGCAGCAGCAGGACCTCGGTCACCGTGCCACCCCCGTTCCCTCAACCTGTGGCTGCGGGCAGGCAATGGCACGGCTGGTACTGGGAGGCTCACCCATCGTGGGTCCGTGGCTCCTTCTGATGTCTCGTACGTCATTCAAGATCAGCGGGCACCGGCGAGGCGCCCGCTTCTACACCCACTGTAAAGGAATGGCAAACCCGCGCGACAGAGGCCATGGCCTCCGTCACGCGTCGCGGTCGTGCGGCAACCGAGTGGTGATGGTCGGCAGCACCTCGGCGTCCGCGGTCACGAGCGCGAGCGGGGGTCGGGTGGCGAGGGGGTCGGCGGTGATCACCGCGGTCGCGGCCCCGGCCGAATGTCGCCGGCCTCAAGGTCGGGCCCGGGGCGTCCGCGACTGTGAGCGGTCCGGCAGCCTCGGAGCCGGCGTGTTTCCCGCCCCGGTGTGGGGGCACCTCCGGCGGCGCGATCGAGCAGCGGCGGTCGGCGGCGGGGTCAGGGGTCGCGCGGAGCACCGGGGATCGTACGAGCATGGCGACGGGTACGGGCACGACTTCCACGGGCAGGGCCATGGGCGCGGGTCCGTCGGGCACGCTCCTGCTAACTTCTACTTTGCTGTAGAAGTCGAGTGTCGCCCGGACCGTGCCTCTGCGGCCCGGGCAACGCTCCTCACCACGTCAGGAGTTGAGCGGGCATGGCCCTGTGGGACCGGCTCAAGGAATCCGCGTCGCAGATGCAGACGCAGCTCATGGCCAAGAAGAACGACCTGAAGAGCGGCGCCTTCCGGGACGCCAGCATGGCGATGTGCGCCCTGGTCGCGGCCGCCGACGGCTCGGTGGACCCCTCCGAGCGCCAGCGCGTCACCGAACTCATCCTCACCAACGAGGTGCTGCGCAACTTCCCCTCCGAGGACCTCCAGCGCCGGTTCGAGGCGAACCTCGACCAGCTGGCCGCCGACTTCCAGCTCGGCAAGGTCAGCGTGCTCCAGGAGATCGCCAAGGCCAAGAAGAAGCCCGCCGAGGCCCGCGCGGTCATCCAGATCGGCATCGTCATCGGTGGTGCCGACGGCGACTTCGACAAGGACGAGCAGGCCGTCGTGCGCGAGGCGTGCTACACGCTCGACCTGCCGCCGCACGAGTTCGACCTCTGAGGGGCACTCGCCCGGCCGCCGTGGCCGTGGGGCCGCGGCGTGCCCCCTTCCCGTTCCGGACCCGCGTCGGGCAGGGGAGGGGGCGGCGGTCGGCACACGCCGCCGCCCTCGGCGTCTCGGAGACCCGGGGCATCGACTGGATCGAATGGGCGATCCAGTCGCGCTGGGCGCAGCGGGTGTGGCCGGGCTCCAGCGGTTCGATCTCGCCGCGGTTCCCGCCGACGTCACCAGGATCACGTTCCCGGTGTCCATCCACGACGCCGAGGCCCGCCAGCAGCCCTTCGGCCAGGTCCGAGGCGCCTTCATCCGTGTCGTGAACCAGGCCGACAGCCAGGAGATCGCCCGCTACGACCTCACCGAGGACGCCTCCACCGAGACGGCCATGGTCTTCGGGGAGCTGTACCGCAACGGCGAGGAGTGGAAGTTCCGCGCGGTCGGCCAGGGCTACGCCAGCGGCCTCGCCGGTATCGCCGCCGACTTCGGCGAGTGGGTCCTGAACCTCGCCAGCGAGGACGGGTCCGTGCGTCACACCGGCGACAACCTGGGCGGCGGCGCGGGTCAGGGCGGCGGCGACGAAGCCATCCTCGTCGACCTCGCCTCATGCCCGCCATCGCCGAACAGTCGACCTCGCCTCATGCCCGCCATCGCCGAACATCTGTGACCCGCGGGCGCACACGCCGGACGGCCGGCCCGGACCAGGGCAAGGGCTGATCGGTGCCCGGCTGGTGAAGTGAGCGCCCGGTGAAGTGAGCGCCCCCGAGCGGGTGTTGGGGCGGTATCGGTTGTGGGCGTCCTCGTTACGGGCGCCTGCCGCCCGCCGAGGCGCTCTGTTCCGCGTCCCGCGGTGGAGGAGGCAGTGCCTGTTCGAGGCTGTCGAGGGCGCGACGCGCCGTGGCGATGCGTTCGCGGAGCAGCTCCGGGTCGACGGGCGCCGCTGCACCGGAGGGAGCCACGGCGTCACCTTCCGCATCGCGCTTCTTCTCCATGTCGCGCGCTTCCTCCAGCGAGGTGATGACCACGCCGATGAGGACGTTGACCAGGACGAAGGAGGCCAGCAGGACGTACGAGGCGTAGTAGACGAAGCTCCAGCGGGAGATCTCCAGACCCGCGCGGACCGCGTCCCCCAGGCCGTCCAGGGTCATCAACAGGAACAAGGTGAGGACGGCACGGCCGATGGAGCCGAAGTGCTCGGGGTCGTGGTCGGCGAAGAAGACCCAGCCCACCATCGCGTACAGATACAGCAGCAGCGCGCCGACGAGCAGGAAGCTGACCGTACCCGGCAGGCTGCGCCCCACGGCGACCATCACCACGCGCAGCTGCGGCAGGAAGCGGGCCGCGCGCAGGATGCGCGCCAGGCGCAGCAGCCGCAGGACGGTGCCGTTCTCGCGGATGACCGGCAGGAACGCGGACAGGAGGACGGCCAGGTCGAAGAGGTTCCACGGGTCGCGGAAGAAGTCCCTGGGCCGGTCGGCGTGCGCGGCGGCGCGCAGGAGTATCTCGATGGTGAAGGCGGCCACACAGACGTGCTCGGCGAGGCTCAGCCACCGGTGCCAGTCCGCCACCAGACCCGCGTACGTCTCCACGCCCAGCAGAGCCGCGTTGGCGAGGATCAGCGCGAAGACGGTGACCGCGAACCAGCGCGCCTCGGTGACGGCCCTGCAGCGCGCCGCGAGAACCTCGCGGGAGCATAACGCCCCGGCCGTGGGGTCCGACATCCTGCTTCCTCACATCTCGACGGTGCGGCGCCCACCACCACCGGCCAACAGAACGCAAAGGCGGGGATGTTGAGACACCCCGCAAGGGGAGACACTTCTACAGGATTGTAGATACAGGCGCGTCGTGCGCCGAACCGTTCGCGGCGTGGGTCGGCGGAACGCTGGTTCTTGATGACTTGCTGACGTTTCCTTAGCGACATCCTGGCACGAACGCCCGTACCAACACTGCCGGAAACCGGCAATGCGGCAGACGGCGATCCCGGGCATGATGGACGTGAGGGAAGCGCTGCGGATCGCCCTGATGCCGGATACCGGCACATTCGGAGCCATGCCGGGATCAGGGCCCTCGGCTGTCGTGCACGGACCGGCGTGCACCGAGGAACGGGATGAATCGGGGGAGGGGACGGGCATGCGGGCGTTCGTCGAAGCCAGCGTGGGGTTCCCCACGGCCGTGTTCACGGCCGCCCTCGCCGTGGTCGTGGTCTTCTGGCTCCTCGTCGCCGCGGGCGTCACCGATTCCGACGGCTTCGACGCGGACGCGAGCTTGTCCGCATGGGGCCTGGGCGGTGTGCCCGTCACGGTCGCCGTCTCGTTCATGACGGTGCTGTCCTGGTTGTTGAGCCTGTCCGCGAGCGTGCTCTCGTCGGCGGTCGCTTTCTCGGGCACGGTGCGATTCGTCGCCGGTGCCGTCGCGCTCGTCGCCGTACCGCTGTTCGCCTGGCGGGTGACGAGGGTGGCCGTGCGCCCCTTCGCGCGCTTCTTCCCTGACGAACCCGGGCCGTCCCGGCAGGACTTCATCGGGTCGGTCTGCTCCATCCGCACGGGGCGGGTGGACGCGGACTTCGGCCAGGCCGAGGTCGCCGCCAGGGACGGCTCCACCGCCGTCGTCCAGGTCCGGCAGTACGGCACCGACTCCCTGAGCCGGGGCAGTACCGGGCTGCTGTACGCCTACGACGACATCGGCGAGTTCTTCTGGGTCGCGCCCTACGACGCGGCGCTCGATCCGCAGCCGCACCGCGACTGAACCGCCGCCCACCACCTCTTCTCACCTCACCGGGGCCCGGCCACGTCCACGCCCCAGGAATCACTAGGACGTCACCACATGGATGCCATCACCGTGGGCATAGGCGTGTCCGTCGCCGTTGTCCTGCTCATCGTCATCGTGCTGCTGCTGGTCCTCACCCGACTGTTCCGCAAGGTGGAGCAGGGCAAGGCGCTCATCGTCTCCAAGATGCGCAAGGTCGACGTGACCTTCACCGGGCAGGTCGTCCTGCCCGTGCTGCACAAGGCCGAGACCATGGACATCTCGGTGAAGACCATCGACATCACCCGCACCGGCCGTGACGGCCTGATCTGCCGGGACAACATCCGCGCCGACATCCGGATCTCGTTCTTCGTCCGCGTGAACAAGACCGTCGAGGACGTCATCCGGGTCGCCCAGGCCATCGGCACGGCGCGCGCCAGCGATCAGAACACCCTGCAGGAGCTGTTCAACGCCAAGTTCTCCGAGGCCCTGAAGACCGTCGGCAAACAGATGGACTTCTCCGACCTGTACACCAAGCGCGACGAACTGCGCGACCGCATCATCCAGGTCGTCGGGACCGATCTGAACGGCTACAGCCTGGAGGACGCGGCGATCGACTACCTGGAGCAGACGCCGCTGAACCAGCTCGACCCGGCCAACATCCTGGACGCCCAGGGCATCCGGAAGATCACGGAGCTGACGGCCGTCGAGCACGTGCGCACCAACGAGTACACACGGAACGAGGAGAAGGAGATCACCCGGCAGAACGTCGACGCCCGCGAGGCCATCCTCGAACTGGAGCGACGCCAGGCGGATGCCGAGATCAAGCAGAAGCGCGAGGTCGACACCGTACGGGCACGGGAGGAGGCGGAGACCGCACGCGTGGCGGAGGAGGAGCGGCTGCGCGCGCAGAGCGCCTTCCTCGCCACCGAGGAGAAGCTCGGTGTCCTGCGTGAGAACCAGGCCCGCGAGGTCGCCGTCGCGCAGAAGAACCGCGAGCGCGTCATCGCCATCGAGAACGAGCGCATCGAGAAGGACCGCCTCCTCGAAGTCATCGCCCGCGACCGGGAGACCGAGCTGACCCGTATCGCCGCCGAGAAGGAAGTCGAGGCGGAGAAGCGGGAGATCGCCGAGGTCGTCCGTGAGCGCGTCGCCGTCGACCGCACGGTCGCCGAGCAGGAGGAGTCCATCAAGAAGCTGCGGGCGGTGGAGGAGGCCGAGCGCAAGCGGCAGTCCGTCATCATCGCCGCCGAGGCCGAGGCACAGGAAGGCCTGGTCAAGAACATCAAGGCCGCCGAGGCAGCGGAGCAGGCCGCCACACACCGCGCCGCGGAGGAGCTCACGCTCGCCGAGGCCCGGCTCAAGGCCTCCGACCTGGACGCGCAGGCCAAGCAGCGCCTCGCCGAAGGTGTCCAGGCCGAGCGCGCCGCCGAGGGGCTCGCGGCCGTCCAGGTACGGGAGAAGGAGG from Streptomyces flavofungini includes:
- a CDS encoding tellurite resistance TerB family protein — its product is MALWDRLKESASQMQTQLMAKKNDLKSGAFRDASMAMCALVAAADGSVDPSERQRVTELILTNEVLRNFPSEDLQRRFEANLDQLAADFQLGKVSVLQEIAKAKKKPAEARAVIQIGIVIGGADGDFDKDEQAVVREACYTLDLPPHEFDL
- a CDS encoding SPFH domain-containing protein, giving the protein MDAITVGIGVSVAVVLLIVIVLLLVLTRLFRKVEQGKALIVSKMRKVDVTFTGQVVLPVLHKAETMDISVKTIDITRTGRDGLICRDNIRADIRISFFVRVNKTVEDVIRVAQAIGTARASDQNTLQELFNAKFSEALKTVGKQMDFSDLYTKRDELRDRIIQVVGTDLNGYSLEDAAIDYLEQTPLNQLDPANILDAQGIRKITELTAVEHVRTNEYTRNEEKEITRQNVDAREAILELERRQADAEIKQKREVDTVRAREEAETARVAEEERLRAQSAFLATEEKLGVLRENQAREVAVAQKNRERVIAIENERIEKDRLLEVIARDRETELTRIAAEKEVEAEKREIAEVVRERVAVDRTVAEQEESIKKLRAVEEAERKRQSVIIAAEAEAQEGLVKNIKAAEAAEQAATHRAAEELTLAEARLKASDLDAQAKQRLAEGVQAERAAEGLAAVQVREKEADAIEKAGRAEAGATEARMRAEAEGVQAKLTAEAAGLTEKAAAMAALDEASRTHEEYRLRLEADKEVRLAGIEVHRQVAEAQATVLATGLESADISIVGGESVFFDRLVSSIALGKGIDGFVQNSETAQALARPWLDGSASFTDDLTRLLGSVSTADVQNLTVSALLMKLMKGDGERSGQVRELLDKAGQLGLADMPLAELNGSLKS
- a CDS encoding ion transporter, encoding MSDPTAGALCSREVLAARCRAVTEARWFAVTVFALILANAALLGVETYAGLVADWHRWLSLAEHVCVAAFTIEILLRAAAHADRPRDFFRDPWNLFDLAVLLSAFLPVIRENGTVLRLLRLARILRAARFLPQLRVVMVAVGRSLPGTVSFLLVGALLLYLYAMVGWVFFADHDPEHFGSIGRAVLTLFLLMTLDGLGDAVRAGLEISRWSFVYYASYVLLASFVLVNVLIGVVITSLEEARDMEKKRDAEGDAVAPSGAAAPVDPELLRERIATARRALDSLEQALPPPPRDAEQSASAGGRRP